The nucleotide window GTTACATTGTACAAAGCCATCAAAGATTCCAAAAATCCGAAACAAGATTCTGAGTCGGCATCTTGCGAAATATCGCCACAATGTCCCGTTGTCAACCCTTGCTTTTCAACATCTCTTTTATAATAATACGCTGCCGATGCTTTGGCCGCTTCCAAAAATTCTTTATTCCCAAAATAGACCGAGGCTACAGCTAAACCAGCTGGCGCAATCGCCCCTGCGGTTGAGTTAAAAACTGCAACTTCTCCTGTTTCCGGAACAATATATTGACCAAATTGACCGTCTTTTTTCCAAGTGTTTACAAAAGCCTGAGCTAATTTTTTGGTCGCTTCTTCCCATTTTGGTTTAATTTCCTTCCCATAACCCAATTCTTTGTACAACATCAAATGTTTAGTCATCCAAAGCAAAGCATCACAGTTTTTGCGCACCATAGCCTGCACTTTTGGAAAATCTGCATGTTGTCTTTCTGGGCGTATTTTTCCGGCGGCCGTGATTCCTCCATAGAAATATCCACTCTTTCCTTGCAGTTTATCAATTATGAAATCAAATTCGATTCCTACTCTTTCTCTTTCTTTTGCGTCATTCAACATCAGCATCGGGAACGTATTCATCATACCGCTCACCCAACCCAACTGAAAATCGTTTCCATTTTCAGGAGCATAATATTTCCCAACGGGAACTTCAACCCAACGTGTTGATGTAATTCCGGTTCCCAATTCGAATTGTTTACTCATAGGCACCAGATTTCTCGGATTGTTTGCTCCTGTCAAAGCTTTTCTAACTTCCATGAATTTTTTCAACAAATCCGGAATCGAATTTGCTGGAAAAGAATACAATTTAAAATTCAAAGTCACTTCGTCCCCCTTTTTCCAATCGGCCGCTTTGTCTCCGCTTGGCGCAAAATCACCAAATCCGGTACGCAATTTTCTTACCGAAGGAGCACTTACCTGAATCGAAGCAACCGAACGATCCGCATTTTCACGAATCGAAATCCCCGAATTTCCAAAGCGAGTTTGTTGTTCGGTAAGTAAAATGAATCCTTTTTTCAAGGTGGGTGAATAAAAACAAACGGCCGGTGTTGCCATGTTTCCTGTTTGCAAATCAATCAATGATGGTTTTGATGGATCTGGCGACAATTGAGGGTCATTCGAAAAAGTCAAAGGAGCATCAGGATTGTAGTACATATCTTTTGGATATTCTGGCATATAGCCATTCCCAATTGTTCTATAGCGATTCCCATTGTAAATAATCGACGGAATCATTACATAATTTTTGGTGTCCCATTGACTGAAATCAAAATTTGCCACAACTGCTGTTTCTTTGGCTGATTCACTTTGCAATTGAAAAGCAACTTTCAAATCAATCACTTCGGGTTTCGCATTTGAAGTCGTTACGCTACATTTCCAATCGTTACCATTCAGTTTCAAAATCCCCTTTTCAATAGATTGGGACGATTGCAAATCAGTTCCTTTGTATTCATTTAAAACTGGTTTGAATGAACCTTTCAAATCTTTTAAAAAATCGTTGACTTCATTGGTTTGATTTTGGGCTGTTAATTGTCCAACAACAGTAAACAACAGTAAGGACAATGAACCTAATTTAAGCTTTATATTCATCTTTTATTTTTTATTTGTAATTCTTAATTGTTTTTTTTATAACCTTTTAACATAGAAATCTCTTGAAATTTCAAAATCTGATTTTTCAAAAAACATACAATGACTACTCTTAAGCAATTGTATCTTTTTTGAATACTTCTTTGGTAGAAACTCCAAATAATTCAAGTGTTGAAAGCTAAAAAACATTTCGAAACAATGCCTTGATTTTTATTAAAATTTAACTTTCTCTATCTGAAAAATACACCGAATCTGCGTGATCTGCCCCCCTATCACAGGAGTGCAGACTTAGCAGATTCAGTGTCCAAAACAAAAAAAACTAACCAATTTAGTTACTGATCAACATATTCATAAATTTATCTAGTAAATTATTAATATGTTTAAAATTCATTATTTCAATGGGTCGAATGTACCTCCCCACTCGTTATTTTGTTCAATTTTAGAGTTTCTGTCTATATCCGTTTTATTGATTGGATAGAACCAGTGATTCAAGTCCAAATTGAATTTATAGGTATTGGCATCTAAATCAATACTAGGAATATAAACCGCTTTGAATTTTGCACGAGTTGTTGCAGTAGCCATATCTTGTGTCCAATCGAAACCGGTAAGCAATGAATTGTCTTTGATAACAATTTTTATTCCTTGTCTTGCTCCACGAGCATTTAAAATATCAAAACGTTTCCATCTTCTCAAATCTCCAAAACGTTTGTTTTCAAGAGCAAACTCAGCAAAACGTTCAGTAATATAATTAGCTCTAACTTCTGCCTGAGTAGTAGCCGTAATACCATTGTTTACTCCAGTTACACCCGCTCTAGCTCTAATTTGTTTCAATACAGTGATGGCTTCAGCTGTTTTACCAGTTTCATTGGCACATTCTCCATAATTCATCAATACTTCGGCAAAACGGATTTCAACCCAGTCCATACCCGCTAAATTATAGGTATTTCTATCAACATTTGGATCAATACCCTTTTTGGCATAAAATCCAATAGGAGAAGTATTCCCAGCAGTTCCACTAAATTGTTTATTAATCATGGAAACTGTATAATTTGGACCATTATCTTCCCAAGAAGTCCATAAACGCTGTCCGCCTTTCAACAATCCTGCTGTACTTTCAATACCTGGATATACTGTACCTGGAGCAAAAACAGTTGCATAGAAACGATCATCAAGATTCGTGTACATATCAGTCAAAAACTGTTGGTTATAGGTATCATTACCAGCCTGTGCAGGATCGAATACAAGTGGCGTACCATCTTTTTTAGAAAATGCAGTAATTAGTGGTAAATAAGGCATATTATTATCTGCAGCATCTTTAGAAATACACCCAGGACGCACTGAATTATTATTAAAAGTGTGATCAGAATTATAAAATTGATTCACCATGATTACCTCTTGGTTTCTCTCCACATTCCAGATGTCTGCAAATTTTGGACGTAATCCTTTACCGGCAGCTACACAAATATCGACAGCTGTTTTGGTAGCTGTATAAGCATTTGCCCAACGTGTTTGATCATTGGTTGGGTTGAACAATGGACTCGCCCACCACATCAATACTTTTCCTTTCATGGCAGCGGCGGCGCACTTATCAATTCTTCCATAATCAGCACCGGACCATGTTGAAGGCAATTTTGCAATAGCTTCATCTAAATCGGCAATGATTTGAGCCATACATTCTGATGTTTTGTTTCTAGGAACAAACAGAGAGGCTTTGTCTTCAATATTTTGCACTTTAGTAATCAAAGGTACTCCTCCAACTTGTGTAACTTTACCAAAATAATCCCAAGCTCTCCAGAACAACATCTGTCCAACTAGCTTATCTTTATCGGATTGTGTCATTACAGATTCTGGAACAGTTGTTATTTGAGACAAGAAATAATTAATCTTATCGATATTGGAATAATTAAATGTACCTGCAGCAGTTGAATTTACATCAATAATACCACGCAAATAATTACCCATTTGCCCCTGACCATTGCTAGCTTCATCAGAACTGTTTCCACTAATTGGCCAGCCCGGCATCATTCCCCCATGGATATCAGACACATACGCTTTAATCATTACCGGATCTTTCCATACGTTGTCTGGATTAATAGCAGCTGTGTTTTCATAATCCAATTGACAAGAACCTACAGACAAAGCTAATGTCAAGCCTGCCAATAGAAACTTTAAGTAATTTATCTTAGTCTTTTTCATAATATTTTTATTATTACTTTTCATTTTACATTAATTAAAACCCAACGTTTAAACCTATACTGAATGATTTCATGATTGGATAACTAAAAGCACTTCCTTGAGGATCCCAATACTTAGTAAAATTACCCAATACAAATAAATTTGAACCGG belongs to Flavobacterium gilvum and includes:
- a CDS encoding RagB/SusD family nutrient uptake outer membrane protein, whose product is MKKTKINYLKFLLAGLTLALSVGSCQLDYENTAAINPDNVWKDPVMIKAYVSDIHGGMMPGWPISGNSSDEASNGQGQMGNYLRGIIDVNSTAAGTFNYSNIDKINYFLSQITTVPESVMTQSDKDKLVGQMLFWRAWDYFGKVTQVGGVPLITKVQNIEDKASLFVPRNKTSECMAQIIADLDEAIAKLPSTWSGADYGRIDKCAAAAMKGKVLMWWASPLFNPTNDQTRWANAYTATKTAVDICVAAGKGLRPKFADIWNVERNQEVIMVNQFYNSDHTFNNNSVRPGCISKDAADNNMPYLPLITAFSKKDGTPLVFDPAQAGNDTYNQQFLTDMYTNLDDRFYATVFAPGTVYPGIESTAGLLKGGQRLWTSWEDNGPNYTVSMINKQFSGTAGNTSPIGFYAKKGIDPNVDRNTYNLAGMDWVEIRFAEVLMNYGECANETGKTAEAITVLKQIRARAGVTGVNNGITATTQAEVRANYITERFAEFALENKRFGDLRRWKRFDILNARGARQGIKIVIKDNSLLTGFDWTQDMATATTRAKFKAVYIPSIDLDANTYKFNLDLNHWFYPINKTDIDRNSKIEQNNEWGGTFDPLK